In Desulfomonile tiedjei DSM 6799, a genomic segment contains:
- a CDS encoding nucleotidyltransferase family protein, which translates to MNRDEILRKLEENREIIRSFGVLRLGIFGSYARGEQRETSDMDFLVEFESATFDNYFDLKFLLERLFEHPVDLVISDTIKPRIRSSILNETVYAPGL; encoded by the coding sequence ATGAATCGCGATGAAATTCTCAGGAAATTGGAGGAAAACCGAGAGATCATTCGGAGTTTCGGTGTGCTCCGCCTCGGAATTTTCGGCTCGTATGCCCGGGGGGAACAGCGGGAAACTAGCGATATGGATTTTCTTGTGGAATTTGAGAGCGCCACCTTTGACAACTATTTCGATCTAAAATTCTTACTGGAGCGTTTGTTTGAGCACCCAGTCGATCTCGTAATATCAGACACCATTAAACCACGAATCCGTTCGTCGATTCTCAATGAGACTGTCTATGCCCCGGGACTTTAG
- a CDS encoding ferritin family protein: MAGEAGRPERMLAAALEKEEQGRNFYREAAEKCSVAPGKELFSTLVIEEEIHIKRIRQISESLQAGNPWTEDWKALKGTNENLRNLMQDRIRLLGPEARAAKGDLDVVEIGIQMEQGSILFYEDELKKASDPLEIEFIKKMIAEEHTHFASLEDLKLFLTDPKSWYIEKEKPSLDGA, from the coding sequence ATGGCAGGAGAGGCGGGACGGCCTGAGCGAATGTTGGCTGCTGCTCTGGAAAAGGAAGAACAGGGCCGGAATTTTTACAGGGAAGCTGCGGAAAAGTGTTCCGTGGCACCGGGGAAAGAATTATTCAGTACTCTGGTCATCGAAGAAGAAATACATATCAAGCGCATACGCCAAATCAGCGAATCTCTTCAAGCCGGCAATCCCTGGACTGAAGACTGGAAAGCATTGAAGGGAACCAACGAAAATCTTAGAAATCTTATGCAGGACCGCATTCGATTGCTTGGACCCGAAGCTCGAGCTGCCAAAGGGGATCTCGATGTAGTCGAAATCGGAATTCAGATGGAGCAGGGTTCGATTCTATTTTATGAGGATGAACTCAAGAAAGCATCCGACCCCCTTGAAATCGAGTTCATAAAGAAGATGATTGCGGAAGAGCACACGCATTTCGCATCTCTGGAAGATCTGAAGCTGTTTCTTACAGACCCGAAATCGTGGTACATAGAAAAGGAAAAGCCGTCGCTCGATGGAGCCTGA
- a CDS encoding vitamin K epoxide reductase family protein: MENISSSQRNGLSEWFRRRSSMLVDYNPAAGPYFTGRRPFLILLVLALIGTFAAGFLTYRHLILVSNTGGVPESALCRAQGNINCDAILMNDYATILGFVSSSALGLMGFVFVLWIVLNGLWNERMRKIAWTFLAIYFFAAIGFSWYYIYIMMFVVDYICTWCIVVHAVNFSSLAVVLVVAIKNKDNFLLKEISTPGERFYFVTLGIALALLSFAVATALEKMLVVEDMHVKYEELANDPAVIAAVLKSSPSYEIPVSPNDPVYGSPSAPHNLIFFSDFQCPICARTEGYLKKIVSVNQGVINLVYKNFPLSTECNSSVLGNLHPMACPAARAAYAAFLLAGSKGFWSYGDKLFESQKLLNKNPWLQFAQTLGFDTSRFERLLEPQSQAAKKIEEDVALGIKLKLNSTPQLFFKGKRIPENFRGPYLVEALEELAKAENPDDKDFRLKRP, translated from the coding sequence ATGGAAAACATAAGCTCATCCCAGCGAAACGGGCTTTCAGAATGGTTTCGCCGTCGCTCCAGTATGCTTGTCGATTACAATCCCGCAGCCGGACCGTATTTTACGGGTCGCCGACCATTCCTGATTTTGTTGGTTCTTGCTCTTATCGGCACGTTCGCAGCCGGTTTTCTCACGTACAGGCATCTCATCCTGGTAAGCAATACCGGAGGAGTTCCTGAATCGGCTTTGTGCCGAGCGCAGGGAAACATCAACTGCGATGCGATCTTGATGAACGATTACGCGACCATACTCGGTTTCGTTTCATCGTCCGCACTCGGGCTCATGGGATTCGTCTTTGTTCTATGGATTGTCCTAAACGGACTGTGGAACGAACGCATGAGAAAGATTGCATGGACGTTCCTGGCTATCTATTTCTTTGCGGCTATCGGTTTCAGTTGGTACTACATTTACATCATGATGTTTGTTGTCGATTACATTTGCACGTGGTGCATTGTAGTTCACGCTGTCAACTTTTCATCTTTGGCCGTAGTACTGGTCGTGGCGATCAAGAACAAAGACAATTTCTTGCTCAAAGAAATCTCCACTCCTGGTGAGCGCTTTTACTTCGTCACTTTGGGGATAGCGTTGGCGCTGCTCTCATTCGCTGTAGCCACTGCCCTCGAGAAAATGCTGGTCGTAGAAGACATGCATGTAAAGTACGAGGAGCTTGCAAACGATCCGGCGGTTATAGCGGCAGTGCTCAAAAGTTCGCCGTCATATGAAATTCCTGTTTCGCCGAACGACCCAGTGTACGGGTCCCCCTCCGCCCCGCACAATCTCATTTTTTTCAGCGATTTTCAGTGCCCCATCTGTGCCCGTACAGAAGGTTATCTCAAAAAGATCGTAAGCGTGAACCAGGGGGTCATAAATCTCGTATACAAGAATTTTCCTTTGTCCACGGAGTGCAATTCTTCCGTTCTCGGCAATCTGCATCCTATGGCTTGCCCCGCGGCTCGCGCGGCCTATGCAGCGTTTCTCTTGGCAGGCTCGAAAGGCTTCTGGAGTTATGGAGACAAGCTGTTCGAGAGTCAAAAGTTGCTGAACAAGAATCCCTGGCTCCAGTTCGCACAAACACTCGGATTCGATACGTCGCGATTCGAAAGACTGCTGGAACCTCAATCGCAGGCTGCAAAGAAGATTGAAGAGGACGTGGCGCTCGGCATAAAGCTCAAGCTCAACTCCACACCACAGCTTTTCTTCAAAGGAAAGCGAATTCCTGAGAATTTCCGGGGCCCTTATCTCGTGGAAGCCCTGGAAGAATTGGCCAAAGCAGAAAATCCTGACGACAAGGATTTTCGACTGAAACGACCCTGA
- a CDS encoding tetratricopeptide repeat protein translates to MNLSDQPSSVAPDPSRIDKEYLIAGILIVIIAVAVYLPIVNQDFTNWDDPKHIKAVWKPAFDRAWCIITDFDLKYTNVAYYSPLHFLSLMIDQTLVVNSSQPQAWISKLMNVLYHAVNSLLVFLLLITLGAKRKAALFGALVFAVHPIQVGTVAWIAERKNLLCTMFYLGGLLGFIKYLSSEKNRYLVAVIVCFLAGLLSKPAAVTLPVVMAAWMVTTNQRSWKGYYLLALLVACAVGWGIYVISTEVSYPGVVPNLEHRPLLAAASIWFYLSKFFYPVDLVLVYPRWNVADHVLEFSALLVALVLIAGAVVYYRRRFESTILFGLFFFLINLLPVSGLVAFGHMGHSFVADHFMYLPMVGLAIVVSQSARELFNRLANRRWLNEGLTAVLYALVCVLALLSFKQGFLWRDPAALWEATLKITKTSAAAYCNYGSELMKRGDYTRALEYFGRAADLAPSLDVAYVNMARSYYALGDRENARLMFRRTVEVSPKHPGARTMLAAMLREEGRYQEALEFSRESVNASPADPVLWNDLGISLFRAGETDQALAAFDKATELDGFFANPYIHRAAILLEGKEDTDTAISFLTKALTLTSSPEAHRLLGIAYARKGDSRTSLEEFMKAYTVQPDLPGLRENMAQLLLDLGQIEAVEELCDEAEKSGKPCSKDVIERLKAARSEKK, encoded by the coding sequence ATGAACCTGTCGGATCAACCCAGTTCGGTCGCTCCCGATCCATCCCGGATCGACAAAGAATATCTTATAGCCGGGATTCTCATTGTCATCATTGCCGTTGCGGTCTACTTACCGATCGTCAATCAGGATTTCACCAATTGGGACGATCCCAAGCACATAAAGGCAGTTTGGAAACCCGCGTTTGACAGAGCCTGGTGTATTATTACGGACTTCGATTTGAAGTACACCAACGTTGCTTATTATTCTCCTCTGCACTTTCTGAGTCTCATGATCGACCAGACACTTGTGGTAAACAGCTCGCAACCACAGGCCTGGATATCCAAATTGATGAATGTGCTGTACCACGCGGTGAATTCACTCCTGGTTTTTCTTCTCCTCATCACGCTTGGAGCAAAAAGAAAAGCTGCGCTCTTTGGTGCTCTTGTTTTCGCCGTGCATCCCATTCAGGTGGGTACTGTTGCATGGATTGCGGAACGAAAGAACCTGCTTTGCACAATGTTCTATCTCGGCGGGCTGCTCGGTTTCATCAAATATCTCTCCTCCGAGAAGAACCGATATCTGGTGGCTGTAATTGTCTGTTTTCTGGCGGGGCTCCTTTCAAAACCGGCTGCAGTGACTCTTCCTGTGGTAATGGCCGCATGGATGGTTACCACCAATCAAAGATCGTGGAAAGGATATTACCTTCTCGCACTGCTGGTCGCGTGTGCGGTGGGGTGGGGAATTTATGTAATATCCACTGAGGTGTCCTATCCCGGAGTTGTTCCGAATCTCGAACACCGTCCGTTGCTGGCTGCAGCCTCTATCTGGTTTTACCTTTCAAAATTTTTCTACCCTGTAGATCTGGTGCTCGTTTATCCCCGTTGGAATGTTGCCGACCATGTCCTGGAATTCTCCGCTTTGCTCGTGGCGCTCGTCTTGATCGCCGGGGCTGTTGTGTACTATCGACGGAGATTTGAATCCACCATTCTCTTCGGACTGTTCTTCTTTTTGATCAATCTCCTTCCCGTGTCGGGACTGGTCGCGTTCGGCCACATGGGGCATTCTTTTGTTGCGGATCATTTCATGTATCTGCCTATGGTGGGGCTTGCCATCGTGGTCTCTCAGAGTGCCCGGGAGCTTTTCAATCGCCTCGCGAATCGCAGGTGGCTCAATGAGGGACTTACAGCAGTGCTCTACGCCCTGGTGTGCGTGCTTGCTCTTTTGTCCTTCAAGCAGGGATTCCTGTGGCGTGACCCTGCTGCCCTCTGGGAGGCCACTCTGAAGATCACGAAGACCTCTGCTGCCGCGTACTGCAATTACGGCTCTGAGTTGATGAAACGAGGCGATTACACGCGAGCACTGGAGTACTTCGGCCGGGCCGCCGACCTTGCACCGTCGCTCGATGTGGCGTACGTGAACATGGCTCGATCCTACTATGCCCTGGGAGATCGAGAAAATGCCCGTCTTATGTTTAGGAGGACCGTTGAGGTAAGTCCCAAACATCCGGGGGCCCGGACCATGTTGGCTGCGATGCTCAGGGAAGAAGGCAGGTACCAGGAAGCTTTGGAATTCTCGCGGGAATCGGTGAACGCTTCTCCAGCAGACCCGGTGCTCTGGAACGATTTAGGGATTTCTCTATTCAGAGCCGGAGAGACGGATCAGGCCCTTGCAGCATTTGATAAGGCTACCGAATTGGATGGTTTTTTCGCCAATCCCTATATTCACCGAGCTGCAATTCTCCTGGAAGGAAAGGAAGACACCGATACTGCTATCAGTTTCCTCACAAAGGCTTTGACCCTTACTTCGAGCCCTGAGGCACACCGGTTGCTCGGCATTGCATACGCTCGTAAGGGAGATTCCCGAACCAGTCTGGAAGAATTTATGAAAGCCTACACAGTTCAGCCCGATCTTCCCGGATTGCGCGAGAACATGGCCCAATTGCTGCTGGATCTCGGGCAAATCGAAGCAGTCGAAGAACTCTGCGACGAAGCTGAGAAATCAGGCAAACCGTGCTCCAAAGATGTTATCGAGCGGTTGAAGGCTGCCCGGTCTGAAAAAAAATGA
- a CDS encoding ABC transporter permease, whose amino-acid sequence MISPFDGLQIAVGALRVNLMRSLLTMLGIVIGVAAVIVMVAVGAGAREMIGEQIRSIGSNLILVVPGASVSGGARLGSGSVHTLKSSDADAIVKELSAVRYAAPVWGEVTQVVYGNRNWRTRVTGTTKDYFPVREWKIDYGRLFSQEEEARAAKVAVLGKTVVENLMGTDTYPLGKVVRIKNVPFTVVGVLEKKGQSPRGDDQDDAIFVPLRTAQYRLFGTPFPDEVTAILVQAKEIAFIPDAEKQIDELLTRRHKIGRNQEKDFTVRNLTEILDTAKKSLNIMTTLLGAIAAISLLVGGIGIMNIMLVSVTERTREIGIRMAVGARSGDILSQFLVEAVVLSMAGGFIGIMLGVGGAFVFAKTTGWPALISAPAITVALVFSGAVGVFFGFYPAYKASRLHPIDALRYE is encoded by the coding sequence ATGATAAGCCCTTTTGACGGACTACAAATTGCTGTGGGCGCACTGCGCGTGAACCTCATGCGGTCTCTGCTCACTATGCTAGGCATCGTGATCGGAGTTGCCGCAGTTATCGTCATGGTTGCCGTCGGCGCGGGTGCCCGTGAGATGATCGGAGAACAAATCCGATCCATCGGGAGCAATCTCATTCTTGTTGTTCCGGGGGCATCGGTGTCTGGAGGCGCCAGACTCGGATCGGGGTCTGTTCATACGCTCAAGTCATCGGATGCTGACGCTATAGTAAAAGAGCTATCCGCAGTCAGGTATGCTGCTCCCGTGTGGGGTGAAGTGACTCAAGTCGTGTACGGAAATCGGAACTGGCGAACCCGCGTTACGGGTACCACAAAAGATTACTTTCCCGTTCGTGAGTGGAAGATCGACTACGGCCGCTTGTTCTCGCAAGAAGAGGAAGCCCGGGCCGCAAAGGTTGCAGTTCTGGGCAAAACCGTAGTGGAAAACCTCATGGGAACCGACACTTACCCTCTGGGAAAAGTAGTACGCATCAAAAATGTTCCTTTCACGGTTGTCGGAGTGCTGGAGAAAAAGGGGCAGTCTCCTCGTGGGGACGATCAGGACGATGCCATATTCGTTCCCCTGCGCACAGCGCAGTACAGGCTTTTCGGCACCCCTTTTCCGGACGAAGTAACGGCAATCCTGGTTCAAGCGAAAGAGATAGCATTCATTCCGGACGCGGAAAAACAAATTGACGAGCTGCTCACGCGCCGTCACAAGATCGGCCGCAATCAGGAAAAGGATTTTACCGTCCGTAATCTGACAGAAATACTGGATACAGCAAAGAAGAGCTTGAACATCATGACAACGCTTCTCGGAGCGATTGCGGCTATTTCTCTGCTCGTAGGCGGAATCGGCATCATGAACATAATGCTCGTCTCCGTCACGGAACGAACGAGAGAAATAGGAATCCGCATGGCCGTAGGAGCCAGATCCGGGGACATTTTGTCCCAGTTTCTCGTGGAAGCTGTGGTGCTCTCTATGGCAGGCGGCTTCATTGGAATAATGCTTGGCGTAGGCGGGGCATTCGTTTTCGCCAAAACCACGGGCTGGCCTGCGCTCATTAGCGCTCCGGCGATAACTGTGGCCCTGGTCTTCTCCGGAGCAGTCGGCGTATTCTTCGGCTTTTACCCGGCTTACAAGGCTTCCCGACTCCATCCTATAGACGCATTGCGCTACGAATAG
- a CDS encoding efflux RND transporter permease subunit: MSLSDKYHLGFTGRIVEAFLTSKLPIIFIIASILAGVAALILTPREEEPQIVVPVIDIMINFPGASPAEIENLVTINLERKLWEIDGVEYVYSRSMPGSAVVTVRFYVGENRENSILKTHSKIMSYVDQVPPGVTGWVVRPIEIDDVPIVTFALYSKVYSDYELRRVADELVHRLQNIPDTGRAYVLGGRKRQVKVLLDPEKMATRQVSVLEMERALKAANVNLRAGSMDVLNREILVDAGPFLKSADDVMDVVLTVNEGKAVYLRDVATVVDGPQEVQGYTRLAFGPGAERDRETAGTAAGRQAGPYNQVTIAVSKRKGTNAVQISEGLIRKIQELKATVIPSDMQVLITRDYGKTADEKVDELVKHLGIAVISIIALLTVMLGWRESMIVALAVPMTLAVTLLANLLVGYSINRVTLFALILSLGLLVDDPIVDVENIHRHFKLKTHPPLDATLLAVDEVRPPTILATLAVIASFIPLFFITGMMGPYMRPMALNVPIAMIMSLVIAFTVTPWTTYHALKHEYDKPDKPYDFKTGWIYRTYSRMLVPLLENRKKSLLFLGGVVAALVFSMLLVVVKLVPVKMLPFDNKNEFLILIDMPEGTTLEDTDKVARDVERYLTTVNEVRDVASYVGTGSPIDFNGMVRQYYFRQGSNVADVRVNLLDKHERQEQSHAIVLRIRPDIEKIAQQNGANIKIVEVPPGPPVFSTIVAEVYGPPTASYQDLIKEAARVRKLMESTPQVVDVDDSVEADQVQYNFVVDRVKAGLHGITVEDVARSAKVFLGGDSPTILHTDTERTPLEVNLRLPRSLRSRPEDMGPIRVKAPDGSMVPFHELGELKSTIADKTIYRKNMERVVFVTGETAGRSPVDAILQLTSASEEKPLSSGFRLNWAGEGEWKITLEVFRDLGLAFLGALILIYILLVQQTESFTVPLVIMVAIPLTMIGIMPGFALLNMLMAHDIGQYRDAIFFTATGMIGMIALAGIVVRNSIILIDFIHMRVAAGEDLKQAIVESGSVRFTPILLTAGAAIFGSWIITLDPVFSGLAWSFIFGVFASTIFTLIVVPMIYYMIYRNRQQNAS; encoded by the coding sequence ATGAGTCTTTCCGACAAGTATCATCTCGGGTTCACAGGGCGGATAGTCGAGGCGTTTCTCACCTCCAAGCTCCCAATCATATTCATTATTGCATCGATTCTCGCCGGAGTTGCGGCGCTGATTCTCACCCCCAGGGAAGAAGAGCCCCAGATCGTAGTGCCGGTCATTGACATTATGATCAACTTCCCCGGCGCTTCACCCGCGGAAATAGAAAATCTGGTGACGATTAATCTGGAACGCAAGCTCTGGGAAATCGACGGAGTGGAATACGTATATTCGCGATCCATGCCGGGATCTGCGGTGGTGACGGTACGCTTCTATGTGGGCGAGAATAGAGAAAACAGCATTCTCAAGACTCACAGCAAAATCATGTCGTACGTGGATCAGGTTCCTCCGGGGGTTACCGGTTGGGTGGTCCGCCCGATCGAGATCGATGACGTTCCTATTGTGACATTTGCCCTGTACAGCAAGGTATATTCCGATTATGAACTGCGCAGGGTGGCGGACGAGCTGGTGCATCGGCTGCAAAATATCCCTGATACCGGTCGCGCGTATGTGCTCGGAGGGCGCAAACGACAGGTGAAAGTGCTGCTTGACCCTGAAAAAATGGCTACCCGTCAGGTTTCCGTCCTGGAAATGGAGCGTGCGCTAAAAGCTGCAAACGTGAATCTCCGAGCGGGTTCCATGGATGTGCTCAACCGGGAAATACTGGTGGATGCCGGGCCTTTCCTGAAGAGTGCCGACGATGTGATGGATGTGGTTCTTACGGTCAATGAAGGCAAGGCTGTGTACCTGCGAGATGTGGCAACCGTTGTGGACGGCCCGCAAGAGGTACAAGGCTATACACGTCTCGCCTTCGGCCCCGGTGCCGAACGGGACCGTGAAACGGCAGGTACCGCGGCAGGTCGGCAGGCCGGCCCCTATAACCAGGTCACCATTGCGGTTTCAAAACGGAAGGGAACCAATGCCGTACAGATCTCGGAAGGGCTCATCAGGAAAATTCAAGAGTTAAAAGCAACCGTGATTCCTTCGGACATGCAGGTGCTCATCACCCGTGATTATGGAAAGACTGCTGACGAAAAAGTAGACGAGCTCGTGAAGCATCTGGGAATTGCGGTAATCAGCATAATAGCGTTGCTGACGGTCATGCTCGGCTGGAGAGAGTCCATGATTGTGGCCCTTGCGGTTCCCATGACGCTCGCGGTGACGCTCCTGGCGAATCTCCTGGTCGGGTACTCCATCAACCGTGTCACCTTGTTTGCGCTTATCTTGTCCCTGGGGCTCCTGGTGGACGACCCGATTGTGGATGTCGAGAACATTCATCGTCATTTCAAATTGAAAACCCATCCACCGCTGGACGCGACCCTACTTGCCGTAGACGAGGTAAGGCCGCCTACCATCCTGGCCACACTCGCGGTCATAGCTTCATTCATACCGCTCTTCTTCATTACCGGCATGATGGGCCCGTATATGCGGCCCATGGCGCTGAATGTGCCCATTGCTATGATCATGTCTCTGGTAATAGCGTTTACCGTTACTCCCTGGACTACGTACCATGCCCTGAAACATGAATACGACAAGCCGGATAAGCCGTATGATTTCAAGACAGGGTGGATCTACCGGACGTACAGCCGCATGCTTGTACCATTATTGGAGAATCGGAAAAAAAGCCTTCTGTTTCTGGGCGGAGTTGTAGCAGCTCTCGTTTTTTCCATGCTGCTCGTTGTAGTGAAGCTGGTTCCTGTGAAAATGCTGCCCTTTGATAATAAAAACGAATTCCTTATTCTCATCGATATGCCCGAAGGGACAACTCTCGAAGATACTGACAAGGTCGCCCGGGATGTGGAGCGTTACCTCACAACCGTAAATGAGGTCCGGGATGTTGCTTCGTACGTGGGGACCGGATCGCCCATCGATTTCAATGGCATGGTCAGACAATACTACTTCAGGCAGGGCAGCAACGTCGCGGATGTGCGAGTCAATCTCCTGGACAAACACGAGCGCCAGGAACAAAGCCATGCAATCGTATTGCGCATTCGGCCGGATATTGAGAAGATAGCGCAACAGAACGGCGCAAACATCAAGATCGTCGAAGTGCCTCCCGGCCCCCCGGTATTCTCTACCATTGTGGCGGAAGTCTATGGCCCCCCGACCGCCTCATACCAGGATTTGATCAAAGAAGCTGCAAGGGTGCGTAAATTGATGGAATCCACCCCACAGGTGGTGGATGTGGACGATTCGGTTGAAGCCGATCAGGTCCAGTACAATTTCGTTGTGGATCGAGTAAAAGCCGGTCTGCATGGCATTACCGTAGAGGATGTGGCCCGGTCTGCAAAGGTATTCCTGGGAGGTGACTCCCCCACAATTCTGCACACCGACACGGAACGTACCCCTCTGGAAGTAAACCTGAGGCTTCCCAGATCCCTCCGTTCGCGTCCTGAAGATATGGGCCCTATCAGAGTAAAGGCTCCGGATGGAAGCATGGTGCCGTTCCATGAATTGGGCGAGCTGAAATCCACAATTGCGGACAAAACCATTTACCGAAAGAACATGGAGCGAGTGGTTTTTGTCACTGGAGAAACCGCCGGTCGCAGCCCTGTGGATGCGATACTTCAGCTTACCTCCGCCAGTGAAGAGAAACCGCTTTCGTCGGGATTTCGGCTGAACTGGGCAGGTGAAGGCGAATGGAAAATCACTCTGGAGGTGTTCCGGGATTTGGGGCTTGCGTTTCTCGGAGCGTTGATTCTGATTTACATACTACTGGTCCAGCAGACGGAATCGTTCACGGTTCCTCTGGTTATTATGGTTGCCATTCCCCTGACCATGATCGGCATCATGCCGGGTTTTGCGCTCCTGAACATGCTTATGGCTCACGATATCGGACAGTACCGGGACGCGATCTTCTTCACTGCAACAGGAATGATAGGGATGATTGCGCTCGCCGGAATAGTGGTAAGGAATTCCATTATTCTTATTGATTTCATCCATATGCGTGTTGCTGCAGGTGAAGATCTGAAACAGGCGATTGTGGAATCCGGGTCCGTACGGTTCACTCCTATTCTTTTGACTGCAGGTGCGGCAATTTTCGGATCGTGGATAATAACGCTCGATCCGGTATTCTCCGGACTCGCGTGGTCGTTTATTTTCGGTGTTTTTGCTTCCACAATTTTTACGCTTATTGTAGTTCCGATGATTTATTATATGATTTATAGAAATCGGCAACAAAACGCGTCCTGA
- a CDS encoding class I SAM-dependent methyltransferase, translated as MALIIKANRCQTPLETVMFALKSDQEKWNRRYEREHHINAPDEFLVTHASILRTGLALDLACGLGGNSIFLAECSYTVHAVDISHQALLKLHREAVLRNLAIQPIVADLDYFSLPLQNYDLIIVFYFFSRDLMPSIVAALKDNGLLFYATYNTRHVSVRPGFNKDYLIQPDELVQYFSGFDILVHEPDAGENRNISRVLARKESR; from the coding sequence TTGGCACTGATTATAAAAGCGAATAGATGTCAGACGCCTCTCGAAACGGTGATGTTTGCTTTGAAATCCGATCAGGAAAAATGGAACCGTCGGTACGAACGGGAGCATCACATTAATGCTCCCGACGAATTTCTTGTCACCCATGCATCGATTCTAAGAACCGGGTTGGCTCTGGATCTTGCCTGCGGGTTGGGGGGAAATTCGATATTCCTGGCCGAATGCAGCTACACAGTGCACGCTGTTGACATCAGTCATCAGGCGCTTTTGAAGCTTCACAGAGAAGCAGTCTTACGCAATCTTGCGATTCAACCCATAGTTGCCGATCTCGATTACTTTTCCTTACCTCTTCAAAATTACGATCTCATCATTGTGTTCTACTTCTTCTCCCGCGATCTCATGCCGAGTATTGTTGCGGCGCTCAAAGATAACGGACTATTATTCTATGCAACGTACAACACCAGGCATGTGAGCGTACGACCCGGATTCAACAAGGATTACCTGATTCAGCCTGACGAGCTTGTTCAATATTTTTCAGGATTTGATATACTGGTTCACGAGCCGGATGCGGGAGAGAATCGGAACATCTCCCGAGTGCTCGCCAGAAAGGAATCTCGTTGA
- a CDS encoding putative quinol monooxygenase, whose amino-acid sequence MAVKVLTTRKFKKDKADEGYRLLAQMRSVGTLRAGYVTGQTLISVEEPNKLMVISTWTDIRGWQAWLASEQRQAFAKKIALLLETPEHVEIYTVGQKESEGADLA is encoded by the coding sequence ATGGCTGTCAAAGTGTTAACTACTCGTAAATTCAAGAAAGACAAGGCAGATGAAGGCTACCGACTCCTGGCGCAGATGAGATCCGTTGGCACGCTTCGAGCAGGTTACGTAACCGGGCAAACTCTCATTTCTGTGGAAGAACCCAATAAGCTCATGGTGATAAGTACATGGACGGATATCAGGGGATGGCAAGCCTGGCTGGCAAGTGAACAAAGACAAGCTTTTGCGAAGAAAATAGCGCTGTTGTTGGAGACTCCCGAACACGTGGAAATCTATACTGTGGGGCAAAAGGAATCCGAAGGAGCAGATCTGGCATAA
- a CDS encoding ferritin: MINGKIEEAFNKQINAELYSSYLYLSMAAYFKSLNLNGFSNWMECQAQEEVVHAMKFFTFVNERGGRVQLAGIDGPPTTWDSPQAAFEEAYKHEQKVTALINGLVDMAIQEKDHASNAFLQWFVNEQVEEEASADAVVNQLKLAGGQGSGLFMIDRELGTRVFTMPTTQGAE; this comes from the coding sequence ATGATCAACGGCAAAATCGAGGAGGCGTTTAATAAGCAGATCAACGCGGAATTGTATTCTTCCTATCTCTATCTGTCCATGGCGGCGTATTTCAAATCTCTTAATCTCAACGGATTTTCCAACTGGATGGAGTGTCAGGCCCAGGAAGAAGTAGTCCACGCAATGAAGTTCTTTACTTTCGTGAACGAGCGTGGAGGCCGGGTACAACTGGCCGGAATCGACGGACCGCCAACTACCTGGGACTCTCCTCAGGCGGCTTTTGAAGAAGCTTACAAGCACGAACAGAAGGTTACCGCGTTAATAAACGGTCTGGTGGACATGGCGATCCAGGAAAAGGATCACGCTTCCAATGCTTTTCTCCAGTGGTTTGTCAACGAGCAGGTCGAGGAGGAAGCATCTGCCGATGCTGTGGTGAATCAGCTCAAGCTTGCCGGCGGCCAGGGTAGCGGATTGTTTATGATAGATCGCGAGCTCGGCACTCGTGTATTCACTATGCCTACGACTCAAGGCGCTGAATAG